The DNA window CAGGCCGGGCTACTGGAGAATGCGGGGCTCATCACCCGCACGGCAAGTCCCCACGATCAACGAGCCACCATCGTCGATATCACCGCGGCGGGCCGAGCCCTTCTCGCGAAGGTTCTGCCGGGCCACATCCAGGTGGTGCGTGAGCTTCTCTTCGACCCGCTCTCGGCGCAGGACGTCCAAATTCTCGGTGACATCATGAACCGCACTCGCGATCACATGCGTACCTTGCCGCCCCGATCTGCCAAGCCGCGCACGAGAACACAACCCGACACTCGGCGGGGGCGTTAAGCCAAGTCGGGCAGCGTGTGCGCGCTCACCGTCGACTGCAACTCGACATACTCCGAGAGTCCCTCGGACCCGAACTCGCGCCCGATTCCCGACTGTTTGAATCCGCCGAACGGTGCGGTGGTGTCGAGGGTGTACATGTTGATGCCGTACGTACCCGTCCGGACCTGGGCGCCGATCTCCAGACCACGCGCCACGTCGGCGGTCCAGACCGAGCCCGCGAGCCCGTAGTCGGTGTCGTTGGCGATCCGCACGGCAT is part of the Mycolicibacterium tusciae JS617 genome and encodes:
- a CDS encoding MarR family winged helix-turn-helix transcriptional regulator codes for the protein MAKSLKPEQMRTYLALTEATSLLQHAVRQHLQAEGGLSYVQFEVLARLADADGQLTMTDLADGVVYSRSGLTHQAGLLENAGLITRTASPHDQRATIVDITAAGRALLAKVLPGHIQVVRELLFDPLSAQDVQILGDIMNRTRDHMRTLPPRSAKPRTRTQPDTRRGR